A single window of Sphingobacterium sp. ML3W DNA harbors:
- the lipB gene encoding lipoyl(octanoyl) transferase LipB encodes MQNKKVTFIDWGLVDYQEAWNRQEEIFNKTLAVKHDNRVNETTVPTENFLIFNEHPHVYTLGKSGKPEHLLLDEKALAEKEATYYKINRGGDITYHGPGQIVGYPIMDLDNFFTDIHLYLRTLEEAIILTLNDYGIQAGRYPSFTGVWIDGDNEKARKICAMGVRASRWVTMHGFAFNVNADLSYFGHIVPCGIDDKDVTSMERELGYKPDINEVKDKLKGHIAHLFAMELI; translated from the coding sequence ATGCAAAATAAAAAAGTAACGTTTATCGATTGGGGGTTGGTTGATTACCAAGAAGCCTGGAATAGACAAGAAGAAATTTTCAATAAAACCTTAGCCGTAAAGCATGACAATCGTGTGAATGAGACAACGGTACCAACAGAAAACTTTCTAATTTTCAACGAGCATCCACATGTCTACACATTAGGTAAATCGGGTAAACCAGAACACCTTTTATTGGATGAAAAAGCATTAGCCGAAAAAGAAGCAACCTACTACAAAATCAATCGCGGTGGTGATATCACCTATCATGGCCCTGGACAAATAGTAGGCTACCCAATAATGGATTTAGACAACTTCTTTACCGATATCCACCTGTATCTACGCACATTAGAAGAAGCTATTATCCTCACATTAAACGATTACGGTATCCAAGCAGGACGATACCCTAGTTTCACAGGCGTATGGATAGATGGGGATAATGAAAAAGCACGTAAAATATGCGCTATGGGCGTCAGAGCAAGCCGTTGGGTCACCATGCATGGATTTGCATTCAATGTGAATGCAGACCTCAGCTATTTCGGTCATATTGTACCCTGTGGTATCGACGACAAAGACGTCACCTCCATGGAAAGAGAGCTGGGCTACAAACCCGATATAAATGAAGTAAAAGATAAGTTAAAAGGGCATATTGCTCATTTATTCGCAATGGAATTGATTTAA
- a CDS encoding MBL fold metallo-hydrolase: protein MKYCAIASGSNGNCYYIAKGETAILVDAGINNKHIHLRMFNLGIDPTKIKAVFITHEHTDHIRGLSVFVKKYDIPVYITEGSYEGTRLHLPAHLVHYIDADTVTTVGEMKIYGIPKYHDAKEPCSFLISDGTYNIGVLTDIGRPCKNVQHVIKHSDVLLLESNFDEDMLKNGRYSYFLKNRISSGWGHLSNTVALDLFINHRSPRLKHLMLTHLSGENNTVEIVHDTFRPHCEDIFLSVATRFEETEIFDIHSISVQAECEVVR, encoded by the coding sequence ATGAAATATTGTGCTATTGCTTCGGGCAGTAATGGAAATTGTTATTATATCGCAAAGGGCGAGACTGCAATTTTGGTAGATGCTGGGATTAACAACAAGCATATCCATTTGCGTATGTTCAATTTAGGGATTGATCCGACAAAGATTAAAGCAGTTTTTATCACGCATGAACATACCGACCATATTCGAGGGTTATCTGTTTTTGTGAAAAAATACGATATACCCGTATATATCACTGAAGGAAGTTATGAAGGAACAAGATTGCATCTACCTGCTCATTTAGTCCATTATATCGATGCAGATACGGTTACGACGGTCGGAGAAATGAAAATTTATGGAATACCCAAGTATCATGATGCAAAAGAGCCTTGTAGTTTTTTGATTTCTGATGGAACGTATAATATTGGTGTTTTGACCGATATTGGGCGCCCCTGTAAAAATGTGCAACATGTCATCAAACATTCGGATGTCTTATTATTGGAGTCCAATTTTGATGAAGACATGCTTAAAAATGGACGCTATTCATATTTTTTGAAAAATAGAATCAGTAGCGGTTGGGGACACCTTTCCAATACTGTTGCCCTTGATTTATTCATCAATCACCGTTCACCACGTCTAAAACACCTCATGTTGACCCACCTTTCCGGAGAAAACAACACCGTTGAGATTGTTCATGACACATTTAGACCACACTGTGAAGATATTTTCCTTTCTGTAGCAACTCGGTTTGAAGAAACAGAAATATTTGATATTCATTCTATATCAGTACAGGCTGAATGTGAAGTTGTACGTTAA
- a CDS encoding L-serine ammonia-lyase has translation MSKEQISVFDMFKIGIGPSSSHTLGPWRAAQQFTKVLQDKAVLDIVESVKILLYGSLAKTGTGHGTDIAVLLGLSGDDPVTFDVNQVTPKVEHIKSIEELQLAGIHTVPFTYKEDLLFLYSESLPFHPNAVTFQAFLKDGKAVSETYYSIGGGFVVQENDESGPLSEVDLPFPVETAQDLLHWCRTTGLKISDLVLENEHAWREEEETCAGVLNIYKTISECIYRGCHTSGILPGGLNVERRAAKLNHRLLKDRTYHDYESWVAAIKAGGENFQYILDWVSCFALAVNEENASFGRVVTAPTNGASGVIPAVLQYFITFHNGGADDKIIQFILTASEIGSIFKKGATISAAMGGCQAEIGVSSAMAAGALTECLGGSQRQVLMAAEIAMEHHLGLTCDPIGGLVQIPCIERNTMGAIKAITAAQLALQSNPDKAKVSLDAVVKTMWETALDMNVKYKETADGGLAVQIPLSLPEC, from the coding sequence ATGAGCAAAGAGCAAATTTCCGTTTTTGATATGTTTAAAATTGGTATTGGACCATCGAGTTCACATACCTTAGGTCCTTGGCGTGCTGCACAGCAATTTACGAAAGTATTGCAGGATAAAGCTGTGCTTGATATCGTGGAGTCCGTCAAGATTTTATTGTATGGTTCCTTGGCTAAAACAGGCACAGGACACGGAACGGATATCGCTGTGCTATTGGGACTGAGTGGAGATGATCCTGTGACTTTTGATGTTAATCAGGTAACACCAAAAGTAGAACATATAAAATCAATAGAGGAATTGCAATTGGCGGGTATTCATACTGTTCCTTTCACCTATAAAGAAGACTTACTGTTTCTATATAGTGAAAGTCTTCCTTTTCATCCCAATGCGGTTACTTTTCAAGCTTTTTTAAAAGATGGAAAAGCTGTGAGTGAAACCTATTATTCCATCGGTGGTGGATTTGTTGTTCAGGAAAATGATGAAAGTGGACCTTTATCGGAGGTGGATTTACCATTTCCAGTAGAAACAGCTCAGGATTTATTGCATTGGTGCCGGACCACCGGATTAAAAATATCGGATCTTGTATTGGAAAATGAACATGCTTGGCGCGAAGAAGAAGAAACGTGTGCTGGGGTGCTCAATATCTATAAAACAATATCTGAGTGTATATACCGTGGTTGCCATACCTCAGGTATTCTGCCAGGAGGATTAAATGTAGAACGAAGAGCAGCTAAGCTGAATCATCGATTGCTCAAAGACCGCACGTACCATGATTATGAAAGTTGGGTTGCAGCCATAAAAGCCGGGGGTGAAAATTTTCAATACATCTTAGACTGGGTGAGTTGCTTTGCGTTAGCGGTGAATGAAGAAAACGCATCATTTGGGAGAGTCGTTACGGCACCTACTAATGGTGCGTCGGGAGTTATTCCTGCGGTATTGCAGTATTTCATTACTTTCCATAATGGGGGGGCGGACGATAAAATCATTCAATTTATCTTAACAGCTTCGGAGATTGGTTCCATCTTTAAAAAAGGTGCTACCATTTCAGCCGCAATGGGTGGTTGTCAAGCGGAGATTGGTGTGTCATCAGCGATGGCTGCAGGAGCCTTGACCGAATGTCTTGGAGGGTCTCAAAGACAGGTTTTGATGGCAGCAGAGATTGCGATGGAACATCACTTAGGCTTAACCTGTGATCCAATAGGTGGTCTGGTTCAGATTCCCTGCATCGAACGTAATACCATGGGAGCTATTAAAGCCATTACAGCAGCCCAATTAGCATTGCAGTCAAATCCTGATAAAGCCAAAGTAAGTCTGGATGCGGTGGTTAAAACCATGTGGGAAACAGCATTGGATATGAATGTCAAGTATAAAGAAACTGCGGATGGTGGATTGGCTGTCCAAATTCCTTTAAGCTTACCTGAATGTTAA
- a CDS encoding glycoside hydrolase family 10 protein: MRFKHLLHLLGVFFLIAITAQVLHAQPSPKREVRGVWIATVGNIDWPTLATGTNVDKQKKELVHILDEHKRSGMNTILFQIRPAADAFYGRGREAWSRYLTGKQGKAPEPFYDPLDFIIDECHKRGMELHAWINPYRASTTLNPNHFSEDHITKKKPDWFFTYAGKKLFNPGIPEVRQYIIDVIMDVVNNYDIDGVHFDDYFYPYPDSRNTAIPDRVTYGQYPNNIANIEDWRRNNVDVLIRDLGIAIKAKKPYVKYGVSPFGIWDNKNGANGGSDTRGLSGYRTLFADGVKWVQEGWIDYINPQIYFPFHNRAAAYEILVEWWQHHTYGRHFYIGHGAYRVNEQKPGWTDRSQIPRQIRYLREQPNVQGSIFFSSKSLTDNLAGLQDSLTYNLYQACSLPPTMPWIDSIAPNAPFGLQLHTSENGMNNHLVWQKPDRAADDQSAYGYIVYRFEEGEKTDLNNTRKIIHITYNEDDLQYEDNDLGKNKQYYYFVTALDRMKNESEPSNIRSTQKTLDYNHAYTMQ, encoded by the coding sequence ATGAGATTTAAACACCTTCTGCACTTACTTGGAGTATTTTTTTTAATCGCAATAACCGCACAAGTTCTACACGCTCAACCTAGTCCCAAAAGAGAAGTTCGAGGGGTTTGGATTGCTACGGTTGGTAACATTGATTGGCCAACTTTAGCGACTGGAACGAATGTTGATAAACAAAAAAAAGAACTTGTACATATCTTGGATGAGCATAAAAGATCGGGTATGAATACCATTCTTTTTCAAATTCGCCCTGCTGCTGATGCATTCTATGGAAGAGGTCGTGAAGCATGGAGCCGCTACTTAACCGGTAAACAAGGGAAGGCCCCAGAACCATTCTACGACCCTTTGGATTTTATCATCGACGAATGTCATAAAAGAGGAATGGAACTACACGCATGGATCAATCCTTATCGTGCATCGACTACCCTGAATCCTAATCATTTTTCGGAAGATCACATCACAAAAAAGAAACCTGACTGGTTTTTTACTTATGCAGGTAAGAAATTATTCAATCCTGGCATTCCAGAAGTACGACAGTACATCATCGATGTTATCATGGATGTCGTCAACAACTATGATATCGATGGAGTTCATTTTGATGACTACTTCTACCCTTATCCCGATAGCCGCAATACGGCGATTCCTGACCGAGTCACCTATGGTCAATATCCCAATAACATCGCTAACATCGAAGATTGGCGAAGAAACAATGTGGATGTATTGATTCGTGATTTAGGAATTGCAATCAAAGCAAAGAAACCTTATGTAAAATATGGTGTCAGCCCTTTTGGTATTTGGGATAATAAAAATGGTGCTAATGGCGGTTCTGACACGCGCGGTTTAAGTGGTTATCGTACCCTATTCGCTGACGGGGTAAAATGGGTTCAGGAAGGATGGATCGATTACATCAATCCGCAGATCTATTTCCCTTTTCACAACCGTGCCGCGGCATATGAAATATTGGTCGAATGGTGGCAACATCACACCTATGGTCGTCATTTTTACATTGGACATGGTGCTTACCGTGTCAATGAGCAGAAGCCGGGCTGGACTGACCGCAGTCAGATTCCCCGACAGATCCGTTACCTACGTGAGCAGCCCAATGTACAAGGTAGCATATTCTTTAGTTCTAAATCATTGACAGATAATTTGGCGGGTCTTCAAGACTCCTTGACATATAATTTGTACCAAGCTTGTTCGTTACCTCCAACGATGCCTTGGATAGATAGCATAGCTCCAAATGCACCATTTGGCCTACAGCTCCATACTTCAGAGAACGGCATGAACAATCACTTGGTCTGGCAAAAACCGGATCGTGCAGCTGATGATCAATCTGCTTATGGATATATCGTTTATAGATTCGAAGAAGGAGAGAAAACAGATCTAAATAATACAAGAAAAATCATTCATATCACTTATAATGAAGATGATTTACAATACGAGGATAACGACTTGGGTAAGAATAAACAATATTACTATTTCGTGACGGCACTAGATCGTATGAAAAATGAAAGTGAACCTTCCAATATCAGAAGTACCCAGAAAACTCTTGACTACAATCATGCCTATACGATGCAATAA